The following are encoded together in the Variovorax sp. PBS-H4 genome:
- a CDS encoding crotonase/enoyl-CoA hydratase family protein gives MNERIEIIRHADGVVELQLARADKMNALDPSMFDALIDAGEQLRQDARVRAVVLAGRGKAFCAGLDMQSFERMQQGAGSGVIGRHAVSDLLVRTHGIANAAQQVAMVWRDVPVPVIAAVHGVAFGGGLQVALGADIRLVAPDTRLSVMEIKWGLVPDMGGMVLMRELARTDVVRELTFTGRVFSGEEAVALGFATRVSVDPLADALQMAHEIAQKSPDAIRAGKRLLNAATAHSAADLLLAESVEQKALVGSANQTEAVRANLERRSPRFEPQP, from the coding sequence ATGAACGAACGCATCGAAATCATCCGCCACGCCGACGGCGTGGTCGAGCTGCAGTTGGCGCGCGCCGACAAGATGAACGCGCTGGACCCCTCGATGTTCGATGCACTGATCGACGCCGGCGAGCAGTTGCGGCAGGACGCTCGCGTGCGCGCCGTGGTGCTGGCCGGCCGCGGCAAGGCCTTCTGCGCCGGGCTGGACATGCAGTCCTTCGAACGCATGCAGCAGGGTGCCGGCAGCGGCGTGATCGGAAGGCATGCGGTGTCCGACCTGCTGGTGCGCACCCATGGCATCGCCAACGCGGCGCAGCAGGTCGCCATGGTCTGGCGCGATGTGCCGGTGCCGGTGATCGCCGCCGTGCACGGCGTGGCCTTCGGCGGCGGGCTGCAGGTGGCGCTGGGCGCCGACATCCGGCTGGTCGCGCCCGACACCCGGCTGTCGGTGATGGAGATCAAGTGGGGCCTGGTGCCCGACATGGGCGGCATGGTGCTGATGCGCGAGCTGGCCCGGACCGACGTGGTGCGCGAGCTCACCTTCACCGGCCGCGTTTTCTCCGGCGAGGAGGCCGTCGCCCTGGGCTTTGCAACGCGCGTCTCGGTGGACCCCCTGGCCGATGCCCTGCAGATGGCGCACGAGATCGCGCAGAAGAGCCCTGACGCCATCCGGGCCGGCAAGCGGCTGCTGAACGCGGCGACGGCACACAGCGCGGCCGACCTGCTTCTGGCCGAGTCGGTCGAGCAGAAGGCGCTGGTCGGCAGCGCCAACCAGACAGAGGCCGTGCGCGCCAACTTGGAGCGGCGCTCGCCCCGGTTCGAGCCGCAGCCCTAG
- a CDS encoding cupin domain-containing protein, producing the protein MALPHAQALDVIGIGPLGANVHDAVSTSLLKTQRLQLLHLVLPARRDHPEHHVGDECTIQCLEGDVEVRMPGGVRRLGPGQLVVLPARQRHSLSARVDSAVLVTLLLQNGDAGDGGGAGNRVPPT; encoded by the coding sequence ATGGCCCTGCCTCACGCCCAAGCCCTCGATGTCATCGGCATCGGCCCGCTCGGAGCGAACGTGCACGACGCGGTCAGCACCAGCCTGTTGAAGACGCAGCGCCTGCAACTGCTGCACCTCGTCCTGCCGGCGCGCCGAGACCACCCGGAGCATCACGTCGGCGACGAGTGCACGATCCAGTGCCTCGAGGGCGATGTGGAGGTGAGGATGCCCGGCGGGGTCCGCCGGCTCGGGCCAGGACAACTGGTGGTTCTTCCGGCGCGGCAGCGCCACTCCCTCAGCGCGCGGGTCGACTCCGCCGTCCTGGTGACGCTGCTGCTGCAGAACGGCGATGCGGGAGATGGCGGCGGTGCCGGCAACCGCGTGCCTCCCACCTGA
- a CDS encoding hemerythrin domain-containing protein — MNIDQREMRQVAQVAQVAAAPRIDLYAGIHKALRALMADTLLGLGRADFEDTLELAQATQRVLQLLDFCRSHLRHENEFVHKAMEARAPGASSQIAHEHAEHEEEIGVLAAQATALLACEPDARAAGTLALYRALSLFIAHNFEHMHVEETAHNAVLWGRYTDAELAEIHDALVASIPPEEMMFTLRWLVPFMNPAERAGMMADMRAQAPAPAFAAALEVVRPHLGAREWAKLSASLGLEPDA; from the coding sequence ATGAACATTGATCAACGCGAGATGCGCCAGGTGGCCCAGGTAGCCCAGGTGGCCGCCGCACCGCGCATCGACCTCTACGCCGGCATCCACAAGGCGCTTCGCGCGCTGATGGCCGACACCCTGCTCGGCCTCGGGCGCGCGGATTTCGAGGACACGCTCGAACTGGCGCAAGCCACGCAGCGCGTGCTGCAACTGCTCGACTTCTGCCGCTCGCACCTGCGGCACGAGAACGAGTTCGTCCACAAGGCCATGGAAGCCCGCGCGCCGGGCGCCAGCAGCCAGATCGCACACGAACATGCAGAGCACGAGGAAGAGATCGGCGTGCTCGCTGCACAGGCCACCGCGCTCCTGGCGTGTGAGCCGGATGCCCGCGCCGCCGGTACGCTGGCGCTCTACCGCGCCCTGTCGCTTTTCATTGCCCACAACTTCGAGCACATGCATGTCGAGGAGACGGCGCACAACGCGGTGCTGTGGGGGCGCTACACCGATGCCGAACTGGCCGAGATCCACGACGCGCTGGTCGCCTCCATCCCGCCGGAAGAGATGATGTTCACGCTGCGCTGGCTGGTGCCCTTCATGAACCCGGCCGAGCGCGCCGGGATGATGGCCGACATGCGAGCGCAGGCCCCTGCACCTGCCTTCGCGGCCGCGCTCGAGGTGGTGCGCCCGCATCTTGGGGCGCGGGAGTGGGCCAAGCTCTCAGCCAGCCTTGGCCTGGAACCTGACGCCTAG
- a CDS encoding DUF488 domain-containing protein, whose amino-acid sequence MAVRIVRLGSERSPGEGLRIGTVRRPPRGVSKSEFASQDWYDVWYPNLAPSVETMKAAQAAETPAQWAAFGRRFKAEMAEPDASRSLDLLAALSHQSNFSVGCYCEDESHCHRSFLRELLKARGAKIAE is encoded by the coding sequence ATGGCCGTCAGAATCGTCCGTCTCGGCAGTGAGCGCAGCCCCGGCGAAGGCTTGCGCATCGGCACCGTGCGCCGCCCGCCGCGCGGCGTGTCGAAGTCCGAGTTCGCCTCGCAGGACTGGTACGACGTGTGGTACCCCAACCTCGCGCCCTCGGTCGAGACCATGAAGGCCGCGCAGGCCGCCGAGACGCCAGCGCAATGGGCCGCCTTCGGGCGCAGGTTCAAGGCAGAGATGGCCGAGCCCGACGCCAGCCGCAGCCTGGACCTGCTGGCGGCGCTGTCGCACCAGAGCAATTTCTCGGTCGGCTGCTACTGCGAAGACGAGTCGCATTGCCACCGCTCCTTTCTGCGCGAACTGCTGAAGGCACGCGGCGCGAAGATCGCCGAGTAA
- the glgX gene encoding glycogen debranching protein GlgX produces MSSQPSHALSVQEGSPHPLGSTFTGDGVNFAVFSAHATRVEVCIFDEAGSTQIGCVTLPEYTDEIWHGFVPGLLPGTRYGLRVHGPYEPENGHRFNHHKLLLDPYAKAHMGVLEWAPELFGYTVGHPDGDLSFDERDSAPFVPKCVVVDSRFEWTQTDRLRVPWQETVFYETHLRGFTIKHPGIPEHFRGTFAGMARDEVLRPIRELGITSVELLPVQMFVTQSYLEDKGLSNYWGYDTLGFFALQQRYMDGPHIDEFKHMVDRFHAHGLEVILDVVYNHTPEGNELGPTLSFKGIDNRSYYRLMPAGDGPGPRYYVNDTGTGNTVNLSHPRVLQMVMDSLRYWVTEMKVDGFRFDLATILAREPDGFDEGGGFLKSCRQDPVLSSVKLVAEPWDIGPGGYQVGGFPPGWAEWNDQFRDTVRAYWKGDEGTAAQLAQRLTGSADRFNKRGRRPWASVNFISAHDGFTLADTTSYNDKHNEANGEDNRDGHSDNRSWNCGVEGPTDDPAVLELRARQQRNMLATLLLSQGTPMLLAGDEFGRTQQGNNNAYCQDNEISWVDWEAAETASGRSLRAFAARLLALRRELPVLRRNRFLTGHYFEELAGKDSTWLTPAGDEMQPAHWEDGHTRSFALLLDGRAPVSALPVAAHDVSVLILLNGWQEPVPFVLPPAPGGGSWQLRIDTTDPALGSDGEGGFDRYVATGRSVVLFAARARA; encoded by the coding sequence ATGTCCTCGCAACCCTCGCATGCCTTGTCCGTCCAGGAAGGTTCGCCTCATCCGCTGGGATCCACCTTCACGGGAGACGGGGTCAACTTTGCCGTCTTTTCCGCACACGCGACGCGCGTGGAAGTCTGCATCTTCGACGAGGCAGGGTCCACCCAGATCGGCTGCGTCACCTTGCCCGAGTACACCGACGAGATCTGGCACGGGTTCGTGCCAGGGCTGCTGCCCGGCACGCGCTACGGCCTGCGCGTCCACGGGCCCTACGAACCCGAGAACGGTCATCGGTTCAATCACCACAAGCTGCTGCTCGACCCCTACGCCAAGGCGCACATGGGAGTGCTTGAATGGGCACCGGAGCTGTTCGGCTACACCGTGGGGCACCCGGACGGCGACCTCAGCTTCGACGAACGCGACAGCGCGCCTTTCGTGCCCAAATGCGTGGTGGTCGATTCGCGCTTCGAGTGGACGCAGACCGATCGGCTGCGCGTGCCCTGGCAGGAAACGGTCTTCTACGAAACCCACCTGCGCGGCTTTACCATCAAGCACCCGGGCATTCCCGAGCACTTTCGCGGGACGTTCGCAGGCATGGCGCGCGACGAAGTCCTGCGTCCGATCCGCGAATTGGGGATCACCAGCGTCGAGCTGCTGCCGGTGCAGATGTTCGTGACCCAGTCCTACCTGGAGGACAAGGGCCTCAGCAACTATTGGGGCTACGACACGCTCGGCTTCTTCGCCCTGCAACAGCGCTACATGGATGGGCCCCATATCGACGAGTTCAAGCACATGGTCGACCGCTTCCATGCGCACGGCCTGGAAGTGATCCTGGATGTGGTCTACAACCACACGCCGGAGGGCAACGAGCTGGGGCCCACGCTGTCCTTCAAGGGGATCGACAACAGGAGCTACTACCGGCTCATGCCCGCCGGCGACGGCCCGGGCCCGCGCTATTACGTGAACGACACCGGCACCGGGAACACGGTGAACCTGAGCCATCCCCGCGTGCTGCAGATGGTCATGGACAGCCTGCGCTATTGGGTCACGGAGATGAAGGTCGACGGGTTCCGCTTCGACCTCGCCACCATCCTTGCACGCGAACCCGACGGCTTCGACGAAGGGGGCGGCTTTCTCAAGAGCTGCCGCCAGGACCCTGTACTCTCCAGCGTGAAGCTCGTAGCCGAGCCCTGGGACATCGGCCCGGGGGGCTACCAGGTCGGCGGCTTCCCGCCCGGCTGGGCCGAGTGGAACGACCAGTTCCGAGACACCGTGCGCGCGTACTGGAAGGGCGACGAAGGCACCGCAGCGCAACTGGCCCAGCGGCTGACCGGAAGCGCTGACCGGTTCAACAAGCGCGGGCGCCGCCCCTGGGCAAGCGTCAACTTCATCAGTGCCCATGATGGTTTCACGCTGGCCGACACCACGAGCTACAACGACAAGCACAACGAGGCGAACGGCGAGGACAACCGCGACGGCCACTCGGACAACCGGTCCTGGAACTGCGGCGTCGAGGGGCCCACCGACGACCCCGCAGTGCTGGAGCTGCGGGCGCGGCAGCAGCGCAACATGCTGGCCACGCTGCTGCTCTCGCAGGGCACGCCCATGCTGCTGGCAGGCGACGAGTTCGGCCGCACCCAGCAAGGCAACAACAATGCCTACTGCCAGGACAACGAGATTTCCTGGGTCGACTGGGAGGCGGCGGAGACCGCGTCCGGCCGCTCGCTAAGAGCCTTTGCGGCGCGTCTTCTCGCGCTTCGGCGAGAACTGCCCGTGCTGCGGCGCAACCGGTTCCTGACCGGCCACTATTTCGAGGAGCTCGCCGGGAAGGACTCGACGTGGCTCACGCCCGCCGGCGACGAAATGCAGCCCGCCCATTGGGAAGACGGCCACACCCGCTCGTTTGCGCTGTTGCTCGACGGCCGCGCGCCGGTGTCGGCCCTGCCGGTTGCCGCGCACGATGTGAGCGTGCTGATCCTGCTCAACGGATGGCAAGAGCCGGTTCCGTTCGTCCTGCCGCCCGCCCCGGGCGGGGGAAGCTGGCAACTGAGGATCGACACGACGGACCCGGCACTCGGCAGCGACGGCGAGGGTGGGTTCGATCGCTATGTGGCGACCGGCCGCTCGGTGGTCTTGTTCGCCGCTCGCGCCCGCGCGTGA
- a CDS encoding GAF domain-containing protein, translated as MNAAPSLPSIRACLEGAIPAMMATCAADGTPNVAYISQVYYVDERHVALSFQFFNKTRQNILANPHATVLVMDPVTAVFYRLQLRYLRTETEGPLFEGMKAQLAGIASYSGMAGVFRLLGSDIYEVEAIERLEGECLPAAPRPALLAGVRRAAERLTACAATDELLQAALAALNDHLDIRHAMILVLDAPAQRLYTVASCGYATSGVGSEIEMGHGVIGMAARERTPVRISHMTNAAAYSHAVRISLRESQPGLALETEIPFPGLPEPHSQLAVPILSTGRLLGVLFVESPRDMRFAFEDEDALVAIAGHLGAALDLLHTSAEPAPPEEPAEADTPLVSGAPLPVRHYLVNNSVFVGDSYLIKGVAGAILGKLLREHAQLGRSEFTNRELRLDPALRLPDLSDNLEARLVLLQRRLAEQCPDIRIEKTGRGRFRLRLERPISLDEIPA; from the coding sequence ATGAACGCCGCACCGTCCCTGCCCTCCATCCGCGCCTGCCTGGAAGGCGCGATCCCGGCCATGATGGCGACCTGCGCAGCGGACGGCACCCCGAATGTCGCCTACATCTCCCAGGTCTACTACGTGGACGAGCGCCACGTCGCGCTGTCGTTCCAGTTCTTCAACAAGACACGCCAGAACATCCTGGCCAATCCGCACGCAACCGTGCTCGTGATGGATCCGGTCACGGCCGTGTTCTACCGGCTCCAACTTCGCTACCTGCGCACCGAGACCGAAGGCCCGCTGTTCGAAGGCATGAAGGCGCAGTTGGCGGGCATCGCGTCCTATTCCGGCATGGCCGGCGTGTTCCGTCTGCTGGGCTCCGACATCTATGAGGTCGAGGCCATCGAACGCCTCGAAGGCGAATGCCTGCCTGCCGCGCCGCGCCCGGCCCTGCTGGCCGGGGTGCGCCGCGCGGCGGAACGCCTGACGGCCTGCGCTGCCACCGATGAGCTGCTGCAGGCCGCGCTCGCCGCGCTCAACGACCACCTGGACATCCGCCACGCGATGATCCTCGTGCTCGATGCGCCGGCACAGCGCCTCTACACCGTGGCCAGCTGCGGCTACGCGACTTCCGGCGTCGGCTCCGAGATCGAGATGGGCCACGGCGTCATCGGCATGGCGGCGCGCGAACGCACGCCAGTGCGCATCAGCCACATGACGAATGCAGCGGCCTACAGCCACGCGGTGCGCATCAGCCTGCGCGAGAGCCAGCCCGGCCTGGCGCTGGAGACCGAGATTCCCTTTCCGGGCCTGCCCGAGCCGCACAGCCAGTTGGCGGTTCCGATCCTTTCCACCGGCCGCTTGCTGGGCGTGCTGTTCGTCGAGAGTCCGCGGGACATGCGCTTCGCCTTCGAGGACGAGGACGCGCTGGTCGCCATCGCCGGGCACCTGGGGGCCGCACTGGACCTGCTCCACACCTCGGCCGAGCCGGCGCCGCCGGAGGAGCCGGCCGAAGCCGATACCCCTTTGGTGAGCGGCGCGCCGCTGCCGGTTCGCCATTACCTCGTCAACAACAGCGTGTTCGTGGGCGACAGCTACCTCATCAAGGGTGTCGCCGGCGCCATCCTGGGCAAGCTGCTGCGCGAGCATGCGCAACTCGGCCGCAGCGAGTTCACCAACCGCGAGCTGCGGCTGGACCCTGCCCTGCGCCTGCCCGACCTGTCGGACAACCTGGAGGCGCGCCTGGTCCTGTTGCAGCGTCGCCTGGCCGAGCAGTGCCCCGATATCCGCATCGAGAAAACCGGGCGTGGCCGCTTCCGCCTTCGCCTCGAGCGGCCGATCTCGCTCGACGAGATTCCAGCCTAG
- a CDS encoding CoA transferase, whose translation MPPFPDLVAAPLSGVRVLSLALNLPGPAALMRCRAMGASCLKFEPPGGDPMAHYNQAAYAALHEGVTIEPADLKTEAGLAQLHRALDQTEVLLTSFRPSALAKLGLGWDALHARHPALCQVAIVGAPGARAEEPGHDLTYLAESGLVTGTELPPTLYADMGGALLASEAVLKAVLCARGQPGTGLYLEVALNASADWLALPRSWGLTRPTGAVGGAHAGYRVYPCADGRVAVAALEPHFAARLCEAAGLGTQDMMAPAARAALADWLRTRTRAELEVMARERDVPLLTLEP comes from the coding sequence ATGCCGCCTTTTCCCGATCTTGTCGCCGCGCCCCTTTCGGGCGTGCGCGTGCTGAGCCTTGCGCTCAACCTGCCCGGCCCCGCGGCCCTGATGCGCTGCCGCGCCATGGGCGCCAGCTGCCTGAAGTTCGAGCCACCCGGCGGCGACCCGATGGCCCACTACAACCAAGCCGCCTATGCCGCGCTGCACGAAGGCGTGACGATCGAGCCGGCCGACCTGAAGACCGAGGCCGGCCTGGCGCAGCTGCACCGGGCCCTCGACCAGACCGAAGTCCTGCTGACCTCCTTCCGCCCCTCCGCCCTCGCCAAGCTCGGCCTGGGGTGGGACGCGTTGCACGCCCGGCATCCCGCGCTTTGCCAGGTGGCAATCGTCGGCGCTCCTGGCGCGCGGGCCGAGGAACCCGGCCACGACCTCACCTACCTGGCCGAAAGCGGCTTGGTCACCGGCACCGAGCTGCCGCCGACCCTTTATGCGGACATGGGCGGCGCGCTGCTGGCGAGCGAGGCGGTGCTCAAGGCCGTGCTCTGCGCCCGCGGACAGCCGGGCACCGGCCTGTACCTCGAAGTTGCACTCAACGCCTCGGCCGACTGGCTCGCGCTGCCGCGCAGCTGGGGCCTGACGCGCCCGACGGGTGCCGTCGGGGGCGCCCACGCGGGCTACCGTGTCTACCCCTGCGCCGATGGCCGGGTGGCAGTGGCCGCACTGGAGCCCCATTTCGCGGCGCGGCTTTGCGAGGCGGCAGGCCTCGGCACCCAGGACATGATGGCGCCGGCAGCGCGCGCAGCCTTGGCCGACTGGCTGCGGACCCGCACGCGCGCCGAGCTTGAGGTCATGGCCCGCGAGCGCGATGTGCCGCTTCTCACGCTGGAACCCTGA
- a CDS encoding SDR family oxidoreductase: MYQSNLMAGRRILVTGGGTGLGKAMAERFLALGADIAICGRRQSVVEETAAQWRTQFPDRRVDAFGVDIRNAQSVEEMVEALWQSGGLTGLVNNAAGNFVAPTESLSSRAFDAVANIVFHGSFYVTQAVGKRWIAEARGGQWQPSDPYRSVMSIIVTWVDNGGPYVVPSAMSKAGVEVMTKSLAIEWARYGIRLNAVGPGEIPTEGMSKRLNPGEEPGARSKLRNPMARTGRMSELQNLAAFLMAPGQCDWLTGQSIMMDGGQALATGGNFYELREWSDAQWQEAREHIEAQNQKDKAQR, translated from the coding sequence ATGTACCAAAGCAATCTCATGGCCGGCCGCCGGATTCTTGTCACCGGGGGCGGCACCGGTCTCGGCAAAGCGATGGCCGAGCGCTTCCTGGCGCTGGGTGCCGATATTGCGATTTGCGGCCGGCGCCAGTCGGTGGTCGAGGAGACGGCGGCGCAATGGCGCACCCAGTTTCCCGACCGCAGGGTCGATGCCTTCGGGGTCGACATCCGCAACGCGCAGAGCGTGGAGGAGATGGTCGAGGCGCTCTGGCAAAGCGGCGGGTTGACCGGGCTGGTCAACAACGCGGCCGGCAACTTCGTGGCGCCCACGGAGAGCCTCTCTTCGCGCGCCTTCGATGCCGTCGCCAACATCGTCTTCCACGGCAGCTTCTACGTGACGCAGGCGGTCGGCAAGCGCTGGATCGCAGAGGCCAGGGGCGGGCAGTGGCAGCCGAGCGATCCGTACCGCAGCGTCATGAGCATCATCGTGACCTGGGTCGACAACGGCGGCCCCTACGTCGTTCCGTCGGCCATGAGCAAGGCCGGCGTCGAGGTGATGACCAAGTCGCTGGCGATCGAATGGGCGCGCTACGGCATCCGGCTCAATGCCGTGGGCCCGGGCGAGATTCCGACCGAAGGCATGAGCAAGCGGCTCAATCCCGGCGAGGAGCCCGGAGCGCGCAGCAAGCTGCGCAACCCGATGGCGCGCACCGGCCGAATGAGCGAGCTGCAGAACCTCGCCGCCTTCCTGATGGCCCCCGGCCAGTGCGACTGGCTGACCGGGCAGAGCATCATGATGGACGGTGGCCAGGCCCTGGCCACCGGCGGCAACTTCTACGAGCTGCGGGAGTGGAGCGACGCCCAATGGCAGGAAGCGCGCGAGCACATCGAAGCCCAGAACCAGAAGGACAAGGCGCAGCGGTAG
- a CDS encoding YgiQ family radical SAM protein has translation MNAPVDVSFFARAAKPLTSYRKYWAARFGTARFLPTSRAEMEALGWDSCDIVIVTGDAYVDHPSFGMAVIGRMLEAQGFRVGIIAQPDWQSADPFKALGRPNLFFGVTAGNMDSMINRYTADRKIRSDDAYTPGDIGGRRPDRAAIVYSQRCKEAWSDVPIVLGGIEGSLRRIAHYDYWQDKVRRSIVVDAKCDLLLYGNAERAIVEIAHRLAAREPVQQITDVRGTAFVRRETPEGWFEIDSTSVDLPGRVEAHVNPYLMVSEQAKANGATCAKEEEAQAGGDAAKPLLFVPNPALRKAEGERSVPEGRVKVPPRERSVIRLPSYEQVRADPVLYAHANRVLHLETNPGNARALVQAHGEGPTARDVWINPPPIPLTTAEMDHVFDLPYARSPHPRYADEHGSHEGATKIPAWEMIRFSVNIMRGCFGGCTFCSITEHEGRIIQSRSEDSIIKEVEAIRDGVKGFTGTISDLGGPTANMYRIGCKSPEIESACRKPSCVYPGICPNLNTSHDPLIKIYRRARALKGIKKILIGSGLRYDLAVQSPEYVKELVQHHVGGYLKIAPEHTEQGPLTKMMKPGIGSYDRFKQMFEKFSAEAGKKQYLIPYFIAAHPGTSDEDMMNLALWLKRNGFRADQVQTFYPSPMATATAMYHTDRNPLRKITRESETVDIVRGDKRRRLHKAFLRYHDANNWPLLREALKKMGRADLIGNGKHHLIPTYQPLTDGGYQSARRKNSTPVALPPVKPAKGRILTQHTGLPPRETGASRAKLARKGR, from the coding sequence ATGAACGCCCCCGTCGACGTCTCCTTTTTCGCGCGCGCGGCCAAGCCGCTGACCAGCTACCGCAAATACTGGGCAGCCCGCTTCGGCACGGCCAGGTTCCTGCCCACGTCGCGCGCCGAGATGGAGGCGCTGGGCTGGGACAGCTGCGACATCGTGATCGTCACCGGCGACGCCTACGTCGACCACCCGAGCTTCGGCATGGCGGTCATCGGCCGGATGCTGGAGGCGCAAGGCTTTCGCGTCGGCATCATCGCGCAGCCTGACTGGCAGAGCGCCGATCCCTTCAAGGCGCTCGGCAGGCCGAACCTGTTCTTCGGTGTCACGGCCGGCAACATGGATTCGATGATCAACCGCTACACGGCAGACCGGAAGATCCGCAGCGACGACGCCTACACGCCCGGCGACATCGGGGGCCGGCGGCCCGACCGGGCGGCCATCGTGTATTCGCAGCGCTGCAAGGAAGCCTGGAGCGACGTGCCGATCGTGCTGGGCGGCATCGAAGGCTCGCTGCGCCGCATCGCCCACTACGACTACTGGCAAGACAAGGTGCGCCGCTCGATCGTGGTGGACGCCAAGTGCGATCTGCTGCTGTACGGCAATGCCGAGCGCGCCATCGTCGAGATCGCGCATCGCCTGGCGGCCCGGGAGCCGGTACAGCAGATCACCGACGTGCGCGGCACGGCCTTCGTGCGGCGAGAGACACCCGAAGGCTGGTTCGAGATCGACTCGACCAGCGTAGACCTGCCGGGGCGGGTCGAGGCGCATGTGAATCCGTACCTGATGGTGTCGGAGCAGGCGAAGGCGAATGGGGCGACTTGCGCGAAAGAAGAAGAGGCGCAGGCGGGTGGCGATGCGGCGAAGCCACTCCTTTTCGTTCCCAATCCGGCCCTGCGCAAGGCAGAGGGGGAGAGATCAGTACCCGAAGGGCGCGTCAAGGTTCCGCCGCGCGAGCGCTCCGTGATCCGCCTGCCTTCCTACGAGCAGGTGCGTGCCGACCCCGTGCTTTATGCCCACGCCAACCGCGTGCTCCACCTCGAGACCAACCCCGGCAACGCCCGTGCCCTGGTGCAGGCCCATGGGGAGGGTCCGACGGCGCGCGACGTCTGGATCAACCCGCCGCCCATCCCGCTCACCACCGCCGAGATGGACCACGTGTTCGACCTGCCCTATGCGCGCAGCCCGCATCCGCGCTATGCCGACGAGCACGGCAGCCACGAAGGCGCCACCAAGATTCCGGCCTGGGAGATGATCCGCTTCAGCGTGAACATCATGCGCGGCTGCTTCGGTGGCTGCACCTTCTGCTCCATCACCGAGCACGAGGGCCGCATCATCCAGAGCCGCTCGGAGGATTCGATCATCAAGGAGGTCGAGGCGATCCGCGACGGCGTCAAGGGCTTTACCGGCACCATCTCCGACCTCGGCGGCCCCACCGCCAACATGTACCGCATCGGCTGCAAGAGCCCGGAGATCGAGTCCGCCTGCCGCAAGCCCAGCTGCGTGTACCCGGGCATCTGCCCCAACCTCAATACGAGCCACGATCCGCTGATCAAGATCTACCGGCGTGCACGTGCGCTCAAGGGCATCAAGAAGATCCTGATCGGCTCGGGCCTGCGTTACGACCTGGCGGTGCAGTCGCCCGAGTACGTGAAGGAGCTGGTGCAGCACCATGTGGGCGGGTATCTCAAGATCGCGCCCGAGCACACCGAGCAGGGTCCGCTCACCAAGATGATGAAGCCCGGCATCGGCAGCTACGATCGCTTCAAGCAGATGTTCGAGAAGTTCAGCGCGGAAGCCGGCAAGAAGCAGTACCTGATCCCGTACTTCATTGCCGCGCATCCGGGCACCAGCGACGAGGACATGATGAACCTCGCGCTCTGGCTCAAGAGGAACGGGTTTCGCGCCGACCAGGTCCAGACCTTCTACCCTTCGCCCATGGCCACCGCCACGGCGATGTACCACACCGACCGGAACCCGCTGCGCAAGATCACGCGCGAGAGCGAGACGGTAGACATCGTGCGCGGCGACAAGCGCCGCCGCCTGCACAAGGCCTTCCTGCGCTACCACGATGCCAACAACTGGCCGCTGCTGCGAGAAGCGCTGAAGAAGATGGGCCGTGCCGACCTGATCGGCAACGGCAAGCATCACCTGATCCCGACCTACCAGCCGCTCACCGACGGCGGCTACCAGAGCGCGCGCCGCAAGAATTCGACGCCCGTGGCCTTGCCGCCGGTCAAGCCCGCCAAGGGCCGCATCCTGACGCAGCACACCGGCCTGCCGCCACGCGAGACCGGTGCCAGCCGCGCCAAGCTGGCGCGCAAGGGCCGCTGA
- a CDS encoding universal stress protein — MYERILVATDGSELSELAVTASIDLALLMNAELVAVKVVHHYPAGYFEGSLLLSQMEVQRLQHQADAEAQRVVDAVKAKADARGVKGTRAVIMKSELISEAIIEAARVHESDLIVMASHGRRGIRRLLMGSETLHVLTHSHTPVLVLR; from the coding sequence ATGTATGAACGCATACTCGTCGCCACCGATGGTTCCGAGCTTTCGGAACTTGCCGTGACCGCCTCGATCGACCTCGCCCTGTTGATGAACGCGGAGCTGGTCGCCGTCAAGGTGGTCCACCACTACCCTGCCGGCTACTTCGAAGGCTCGCTGCTGCTGAGCCAGATGGAGGTCCAGCGCCTGCAGCACCAGGCTGACGCCGAGGCCCAGCGCGTGGTCGACGCGGTCAAGGCCAAGGCAGACGCCCGAGGCGTGAAGGGCACACGCGCGGTCATCATGAAGTCGGAGCTGATCTCCGAGGCCATCATCGAAGCCGCGCGCGTCCACGAGAGCGACCTGATCGTGATGGCCTCGCACGGCCGCCGTGGCATCAGGCGCCTGTTGATGGGCAGCGAGACCCTGCATGTCCTGACGCATTCGCACACGCCGGTGCTGGTGCTGCGCTAG